A genome region from bacterium includes the following:
- a CDS encoding VWA domain-containing protein has product MKNHSLIWFSALSIALVAAQASAASRIEYILDVSGSMNAQAGGESRMAAAKKSIASAIEGIPDGTIVALRLYGHRTPPADKAGSCKDTELVLPFGPINKSNFLALVNATNPLGQTPIAYSLEQAANDFTAGADEAQTIILVSDGEESCGGDPVATAKALLAKGFKLKINVIGLDVDANAKNQLAAIATATGGQYFDARDAASLTSSLQKLTQESLVIEKAGASVYGEEIRGGDNFETAVPLAPNKLFRLNHHQRVNQYDYFSVEAKPGQKIIVSLETGEKGVDIKPDNSYTENLNPYAAISLQAPNRSQLKVENIIGGKNDSRRIIFPVPLDGAGKYYILVGSAYDNQHKDHRFKVELGELFDAGSQQDAGDTRDSALSIQPGTIKGYVNPNDEVDTYKVNLPAGALNLRVRPISEKVHMNLTLFDADGVEVARGHAPNPGAVAKIENAAIAKAGEYVLKVSGGYDPPESEYTLEILPAGTAPATDAGAPPASPTAVAPPPVPPAPATPAAPTVSADRPLSKPVPMPGVPVASAPRNSKELCPLIKQLPWMQKLKFYGLYSGLPLLGGWLIGMLWGYFKGRGSGKRWAARQAVKQTTHNPSPPTPPK; this is encoded by the coding sequence ATGAAAAATCATTCACTTATTTGGTTTTCGGCGCTCTCGATCGCCCTGGTCGCCGCCCAGGCCTCGGCCGCCTCACGGATCGAGTACATCCTCGACGTCAGCGGCTCGATGAACGCCCAGGCCGGCGGCGAGAGCCGGATGGCCGCCGCCAAAAAGTCGATCGCCTCGGCGATCGAAGGCATCCCCGACGGGACCATCGTCGCCCTCCGGCTTTATGGTCATCGGACTCCGCCGGCCGACAAGGCCGGGAGCTGCAAGGACACCGAGCTGGTCCTGCCTTTTGGCCCGATCAATAAATCGAATTTCCTGGCCCTGGTGAACGCCACCAACCCCTTGGGCCAGACCCCGATCGCCTATTCCTTGGAGCAGGCGGCCAATGACTTCACCGCCGGCGCCGACGAGGCCCAGACCATCATCCTGGTCAGCGACGGCGAGGAAAGCTGCGGCGGCGATCCGGTGGCCACCGCCAAGGCCCTTTTGGCCAAGGGCTTCAAGCTCAAGATCAACGTCATCGGCCTCGACGTCGACGCCAATGCCAAGAACCAGCTCGCCGCCATCGCCACCGCCACCGGCGGCCAGTACTTCGACGCCCGCGACGCCGCCAGCTTGACTTCCTCGCTCCAGAAGTTGACCCAGGAGTCGCTGGTCATTGAGAAGGCCGGCGCCTCCGTTTATGGCGAGGAAATCCGCGGCGGCGACAACTTCGAAACCGCCGTTCCGCTGGCGCCCAATAAGCTCTTCCGCCTGAATCACCACCAGCGCGTCAATCAATACGACTACTTCTCGGTCGAAGCCAAGCCCGGCCAAAAAATCATCGTCAGCCTCGAAACCGGCGAGAAGGGCGTCGATATCAAGCCCGACAACAGCTACACCGAGAACCTCAACCCCTATGCCGCGATCTCGCTGCAAGCTCCCAATCGGAGCCAGCTCAAGGTCGAGAACATCATCGGGGGGAAGAACGATTCCCGGCGGATCATCTTCCCGGTGCCGCTCGACGGCGCCGGCAAGTACTACATCCTCGTCGGCTCGGCCTACGACAACCAGCACAAGGATCACCGCTTCAAGGTCGAGCTCGGCGAGCTCTTCGACGCCGGCAGCCAGCAAGACGCCGGCGACACCCGCGACAGCGCCCTTTCGATCCAGCCGGGCACGATCAAGGGCTATGTCAATCCCAACGACGAGGTCGACACCTATAAGGTCAACCTCCCGGCCGGCGCCTTGAACCTGCGGGTCCGCCCGATCAGCGAAAAAGTCCACATGAACCTCACCCTCTTTGATGCCGATGGTGTCGAAGTGGCCCGCGGTCATGCGCCCAATCCCGGCGCGGTCGCCAAGATCGAGAATGCTGCGATCGCCAAGGCCGGCGAGTATGTCCTGAAAGTCTCGGGCGGCTACGATCCGCCGGAAAGTGAATACACCCTCGAGATCCTGCCAGCCGGCACCGCCCCAGCCACCGATGCCGGCGCTCCGCCGGCTTCGCCGACCGCCGTGGCTCCGCCCCCGGTACCGCCAGCGCCAGCGACTCCAGCCGCGCCGACGGTCAGCGCCGACCGGCCCCTCTCCAAGCCGGTGCCGATGCCGGGCGTTCCGGTGGCCAGTGCGCCGCGCAACTCCAAGGAGCTCTGCCCCTTGATCAAGCAATTGCCTTGGATGCAGAAGCTGAAATTCTACGGCCTCTACTCCGGCCTCCCGCTGCTCGGCGGCTGGCTGATCGGCATGCTCTGGGGTTACTTCAAAGGCCGGGGCAGCGGAAAGCGCTGGGCCGCCCGCCAAGCGGTGAAGCAAACCACTCACAATCCGTCGCCTCCAACGCCTCCGAAGTGA
- a CDS encoding urate hydroxylase PuuD, with translation MQTTDILQSIFRWFHVVAGVLWIGLLYYFNFVNGAFAATMDGETKKKVVPQLMPRALFWFRWGAAWTWFTGILLAMLVFYHGGTLFEGSVNWQVPTFAMIAVTFFGFIIYDIIMKALGTKNLKAAVVLCFLLLAGVLYLMGHWAGWSYRGYTIHIGALLGTIMAFNVWFRIWPSQKQIITAVRDGQAPDPKVVALAGLRSRQNTYMSVPLIWTMINAHTTWASTWWWSLLIVIVFGWIGTYHLLKKATKVPGF, from the coding sequence ATGCAAACTACCGATATTCTCCAGTCGATCTTTCGCTGGTTCCACGTCGTGGCCGGAGTCCTGTGGATCGGACTTCTATATTACTTCAATTTCGTCAACGGCGCCTTCGCGGCGACCATGGATGGCGAAACCAAGAAGAAGGTCGTTCCCCAGCTCATGCCCCGGGCGCTCTTTTGGTTTCGCTGGGGCGCGGCTTGGACTTGGTTCACCGGCATTTTGCTCGCCATGCTGGTTTTCTACCACGGCGGGACTCTCTTCGAAGGATCGGTCAATTGGCAGGTCCCGACCTTCGCCATGATCGCGGTGACCTTCTTCGGCTTCATCATCTATGACATCATCATGAAGGCCCTCGGCACCAAGAACCTCAAGGCAGCGGTGGTCCTGTGCTTCCTGCTGCTGGCCGGGGTTCTTTACCTGATGGGCCACTGGGCCGGCTGGAGCTACCGCGGCTACACCATCCACATCGGCGCGCTGCTCGGCACGATCATGGCTTTCAATGTTTGGTTCCGGATTTGGCCCTCGCAGAAGCAAATCATCACCGCGGTCCGCGACGGCCAGGCTCCCGACCCCAAGGTCGTGGCGCTGGCCGGCCTTCGCTCCCGCCAAAACACCTATATGTCGGTGCCCCTGATCTGGACGATGATCAATGCCCATACCACTTGGGCTTCGACCTGGTGGTGGTCCTTGCTGATCGTGATCGTCTTCGGCTGGATCGGCACCTATCACCTGCTCAAGAAGGCGACCAAGGTTCCCGGTTTTTAG